The Pyrus communis chromosome 14, drPyrComm1.1, whole genome shotgun sequence sequence CTTTAATCTATTGACAAGTGTCATTTAGTTTGACCCTTGATCTTCTCTTCACTTGGATAGCTGTTTTCTTGTTCACTTGGATCCTTATAAAGGCCACTTAACCAAGAATTATAGTTTTTGTTAATGCCAAATGACCAATCTACCACTACTCCAACTCAATGATATGATCGAGGTTGCTCCTTCCTTATTGTCAAATACCTTTAAGCTCAAGACCTTCGTCAAATTCAATCTTTATGATGTACAAAACCTTGAGTGATTCTTTAATCAACCCAACTACTTTTCAACACAAACTCAATTACTTTTCAACAAAACCCCTTAACACTTCAGCTACAATCTTAAAGTCTTCTTTCTAAACAAACACATCCTACGATCCCTGAGATCTAAAATTTTCAGTTCTGTCACCCTATGGTATGATTTGGTTGACGTGTCATTCCAAGTGCCTTAATTCTCTCATAGGCGTGTGTTTTGTACTAAGTCCAATCTGATAGTAGTGTTCTCAGTAGACTCATGTAGATCTTACTAGAGTCTTACTGCTTTCTTTACATTTCAAGTCATGTAGCTCGACCCATCGACCTAATTTTACTTTTGAAAACATATGTAATCTCGACTTCAACATGATATGAGTACTTTGTGTTTTTCGCTTTAGTTTCTATCTCGCTTTCATTTACTTTTTAGGCAAGCATACACAAAGTTACACTGAATTTTAAGTCCTTGTTCACTCGAGATACGTAAAAAACTTAACCGAGTCAGCATCCCACTCGGAGCACTATCGTTGGGTATACGCGCAACTTTCACACCCATTCAAATGCAAACACTATATGTTGGCAGACTCCAGCTGGCACGGCTATTTTCTCTTTCTCCCGAGATTGAAGGCAACACTCGGGACAAATACGTGTTAAACATAGTCCAGACTTTGTTCGaattttgacaccaacaaatTTTTGGAACTTGATCAAGGTAATCGCTTAGCTTGTGATTTTGTATAATaggtgtatgaacacatttgcAGCAAACATTCATGTCTCACATAAAAAACTCTAAAACATactttgaaaatgaaaaatcacttaaaatcatTGTCTGTAACAATCATATATCATCCATATACTGAATTAAGACGTACCTTTATTATTCTTATgctttagaaaagaaaaaagccaTTGTCTaagtcactttaaaaaaaatattgttaattaaTAAGGAGAGGGGGAGAATTCGAAACTGCAACATTAATATTTAAAGAGAAAAGAGTTTCGAATCTAGAATGCATAGGTAGAAACCAACACCCTAAACCACACTCTGTCTAGGTGACTATTTCAACCAGTACAGTTGCTTCTAATTGCTTACCATTTCCAATTCTTAGGATTTTTTTTCAGGGATGTATTCTTCCCATCGAATTTTTGCAAGGGTCAATCAAGGCAATAAGTCTAGCTAGAGGTAGAATTACATGAATGGTATTAATTTTGGCATATGCCATCTGGTGCCAGAAGTCTTCTAGTTAATATAAAGTCAACTTCATAGGCCGGCTTGGTAGTTGGTATATATGCCCCTTTTGCTGCTAACGTAGAAATGTATCTTTTTTGAATTCCTATTTGCCTTTAACATAACTCGATAAATTCATCCACATCCAACTGTACACTTCTTACCTTCTGTATAAATAATTACTACAATATACGCACCGATCAAAGAATTAAACTGATGAACAAATATTCAGAAATTATCATGAACAAAGATTGATTGTGTCACGGgcatttatttcttattgaaaAATTTGTAACACATACAAGTATACAACTAAAAAGAATGCAAAGTACAATTAAATGTCAATTAGCAAGCGCGTAGCTTCAGCTTTGGTGTCTGTTACCAAGAAATAAAGAATTAAACAATGtggaaataataattaaaatcgTTGTATACCATATTAACTTTATTGCAATATGAATTAACTAAAGTAATCAAGGATCATCAGTTCATGTTATGATGACAACTTCACTAATTAGCGTGAGTCGTAATTATAAACGGAATGGAGTTTTTGGACGCTGCATGGAACGCTTTTCGTTCTCAATCTCTATCAGGCTGTTGATTACAATATCTGCAGCAGTTGTTACAACATCTGCCATGTTCCtataaaacccaaaagaaacCGCAAGTAAGGAAAGCtagcaagaaaatcaaaagtgaTTGACTGTTGAAGCATTTCCTGATGTACTTTTTCGTCTATACACTGTTGGCCTACCTATTACAGTGCTGCTGGCCTAATCTACATGTAAGTTGTCAATAGATGATCAGTTGTTTGATTACCAGTTCAGTTTAAgtttttaaaaacataaaaactgaAACCTAAAAGTCAATTTTGAAAACTTAAGAGCTGTTTGATACccattatattttttgttttttcagttttagctttcattttttgttaaattgaaaACTTATTTGGcaactatttttagttttcaattctcaaaagaaaaaaaaaaggaaaaaaaaaactaaaaagcaaaagtcaaattttgaaaactcaataaAGTAGcttcacttttttatttttagttttcattttttatctaAAAGTTGAAAATAGTAACCAAACGAGTTTTgagtttccaatttttttttttttaaaggtgaaaacaaaagctaaaaaacttgtttggtatcaACTTTCGAGGCCATTTGATAAccattgttttcatttttttgaaaactgaaaacctaTTTGGAAACTACTTTCAATTtccagtttaaaaaaaaaaattgaaacaaaaaacataaggccaaatattgaaaattcaataaagtaattttcacttttttgtttaacagttttttttaaaataaaaattgaaagtatTCGTACCAaattggtttttagttttcaattaagaaaaaagtgaaaataaaaactaaaaacgagtTATCAAATGGCTCTTcagtgaaaaatgaaaatgaaaattcaaaaattgaaaaaaaaatttcttgagttttaatatttggttttcaattttcaatttttatttgtttgaaactGAAAGTAAATAATAAATGAGTTTTCTAttttgatggaaaaaaaaaactaaaaactaaagcaAAATGGTTATATGGACCTATGGggcacaaattaattaatttttttcaaaatattataaGTATTGCTGCTCTATATAAACctaaaaggaaagaaaggatATAGAttgacaaaaaatgaaaaaagaacaTAGATTCATCGATCTTACCCTTTTGACGAGCTGTATGTCAACCCTAcgatgttcctagcctcttcaAGAGCCAACCTAAAACTTTGTAGCTTCTCCGGCGGACATTGCCCATTGTCCACGACACAAAGCTGAGAGGGTTTAATGTCACAAAATATGGGAATGACCTTCTTATTGGACTCCATGATTAGGGCCAGTTCATGAAGGCAAAAGTAGGAGTCACAATAATTAGGTGAAAACACAGCAACACCAACCTTACAACCCCTTATTGCACCATCAATTTTATCAAACAGTTTATCTCCAGGTCTCATGGTCCTGTTATCTAAGAAAGGGCGCAAGTTGAGTAGAGAAAGATGGTCGTAAAGCAAAGAGACGATTGTTCTCTTCGTGTCGATTCCTCTATGGTTAAGAAACACGTCGCAAGATTTCGTAGCGCGTTCGGCCAACTGGGTTTGCTTTTGGTAGCTGAAAAGATTGTGTTTCAAGCTAATGGCTGCTGAACGGTGCATGGTTTTTTGTATGGAACCCTAGTTTTGTTCTTCTGCCTTGTTCTTTAATCAATTGTCTGTTGAATAATGAGACTTTTGGTGCATGCCAGATGTGCTTTGATTTGCACCGCTTTAAATAGAGCCTTGAAGCCTCCATTTTCCAAGTTAATTCTTTAGAATGGAATGTGTTACTGTTCAAAATTTGACGGTCCCATTTAAATTTTGGAAATAAACTAATGAAAACCCTTCAAACACGTTGAAGGTCCCTCTCTGTGTGAAGTTGCCTTTACTGTAATACACATATAACATGCATTGGGAAACCTATTAAAAGTTAATGTTCTCTTTTTTCCACCAAATTAATGTCGAGGtccaaatataatataaaatgcACGTGGGAAACCTATTCAGCGAATTTCATTGTCagttctttcttctttgaatTCCGCAGAAATTCAAAGTAAATTCTTGTTTGTATACTTCAATTAATATTAGTATTACTATAAAGGGAACAAACTAACATATTGGTTTATTGAAAGTCTTACAAACCATGAAAAGGGTTTCTTTGACTGTTTGAACGATATACTTGGTCGCAAATTATAATAAGGTCGCCTCCTACGCAAATATATTTAAATGCTAATAAGTTATTAATTCATTACAGCGATAATAACTTGTTTGGACCATTCTACAAAATTTCTCATAATCTAAATGCCTCATTGTTTATATATTATCACCGAAAGATCAGCCTTCAAAAGTTCATTGAAATCGGAAGCAATTTGATTATCTAACCATCACCTTGTAAGTGGATAATAGGGTCAATTCTGAGGGTGTACAAAAGGTGCTACCACATAGGGCCCTACCCTTGTTTTAGGAGgccccaaattttttttatatgtacaCAGTTACATGTAAAGATATTATTGCATTACTCTTCCATGCTAGGTGTGGTTCTGCTCtgctatatttatttttatttttgcaaatttttataCTTATTAAGCGGATAAAATTTAAACATGAACATGCAAGCTGTTTTGAACCAAGGACCTTTGAAGATAGGAAACAATTCTCCAGTCACTCGAGCAAACTTATTTTTGGTGCAGTACTAACCTGTAATATTTCAATTtctaacaaaattgaaaaaataaaaaattcaaaaataaaaaatgacaaacaaaATATAGCAGTTAAAAACGAAGGGCCTCCATCTAAATTTTACAAATAATCCATAATTTTTAGGTGGCGGATGAACACAATGTTatgaaatattcaaaataataacGAAAGCACCAAAGGATTTCCGATTTGacttatattttgaaaaaataaattatgagaaCCTAAATAATGAAAGGTTCCGTTCTTGTGATAACAATGTGGAGTGGGTCTAGACGAATGATTAgtagtttatattattttaagttattaattggTTAACGTCTTagctgtcacatcccgacccaggtccccaccacatcccgggtttgactccatcgtagcacgaatttgtccgctttgggccccgatcacaccctcacggttttggtTCTGGGagctcacacgagaacttcccagtgggtcacccatcctgggaatgctctcgcccaaactcgcttaacttcagagttccaatggaacccgaagccagtgagttcccaaaaggcctcgtgctaggtagagatgagaatatgcatataaggcttacaggatccactcccctaggcgatgtgggatgtcacaatccacccttcttaggggcccgacgtcctcgtcgacacacttccggccagggattggctctgataccaaattgtcacattccggcctgggcccccaccacatccaaggctcgactctaccgtagcacaaatttgtctgctttgggccccgatcacaccctcacggttttgtttctgggaactcacacgagagcattcccaggaggacgtcgggcccctgaggggggtggattgtgacatcccacatcgcccaggggagtggatcctgtaagccttatatgtatattctaatctctaccgtagcacgaatttgtccactttgggccccgatcacaccctcactgttttgttttggggaactcacacgagaacttcccagtgggttacccatcttgggaatgctctctcccgaactcgcttaacttcggaattccaacggaacctgaagccagtgagttcccaaaaggcctcgtgctaggttgagataggaatatacatataaggcttacaggatccactcctctggatgatgtgggatgtcacattagcACTCATGTGTGTATATTTCATCGTGTATAGGACCCCTTGGTCCCCTTCTTAGGAGGTATCTCTTTAGATGAATAGTTGGAATAGAATTATTGTTCAAGGCACTCCAtgttgaattttaacgatccaaaccaACAAATTATTAGATCCCCATCTAAGTATCTTCCTTACAATAAAATTGAGATTAAATCCTTGAATGAGGTCCTTTAAATTAAACGGTTAGGTTCATTGGATTGCATTGATGGTTGGGGTCATATGCAATGGCAAAGTCATAACTTTATAACAATAGAGTCAAATTACATATGCTTGTaaaaatttatcatattttcattGATATTGTGCATGATGTCTTTTCCTATATTAGAAGCCTGTATTACACCAAAGGAAtgacgggaaaaaaaaaacgactAATGTTGTTTGAACCAAAAAATGACCAATTTTGGGATTAAAACTCCTTACATTCGGAGCCCATTATTCTAAGTTGGTTTTCATGAACATTTGGGTGTTATAGCCTCATGGCTTTTCCATGACTATGGGAAAATTTGTCTTGGTGTGGTGAAAAATCATGTGGTTGTGTGAGGCATTCTTAATTGTAGTCTGCAAATGAAGATATTTTGATGAAGATGAGTGAAGGCTAGGGTTTGGTGGAGCGCAAATATATAGAAGagcaaggagaaaaagaaatagacaatcaaccaaacaaacaaacaaatctcCCAAAAACCAAAGGAGTAAACCTCTTCATTCAATGATTTCAATCAAGCAAAGCTTTCTCATCTCTTTCAAAGTCAAGGCTTCGTAATTTTACAAGTATTTCTCTTTACGAAAAACTATTGTAGTAACTTTGTTATATATTAGTGTCAATCTCTCTTTGAATCACCGTTGTCATTTTAATACAAGCATTTAACaaatttcttcttctgtttgAGTCAACGCTTGAACTCCTAGTGTCGCTTTAACTCACCATTTACATATTGTGGTTTAATCTTTCTACATAAGGAAATTCCTTAGCatttaaggaaaaaaagaatCTAAGTTGAGTTCTCCCACTCAATGGCACAATCTTTTAGTTAGAAGTCAAAAACGTGTAATACATTTCCATCACAAATACACCATCTAGTAGCGGCAACTAATACGCTcgcaattttcaaatttcatgttcatttaagTTCCCGACCTACATACAAGACCCATGAAAAATTTAAAgtccaaattttaaaaacacattaagcatatatgccatataaccatagtAAGGAGTATTGTAGGAGGACGTATGTACAAGAAGTTGACAAtttaaaaccacataaaatgcaaaataggaggaaaataaggaaatatagtAATGTAAATACTTGCAAAGTTACAAAGTTAGGCATCAAACTCTTCTTCACCATATCCCTCCAAGACTCTCCGTGTCGGACTCAAActcaacttcttcatcatctctttcttcttctttcgtgTCATCATCTGATATAAAATCTTCTTCATGAAGTTCTCTTACTTCAACATTTTGAGAACTCCCCCAGGCTCTAGGGAACTACCTACCTCTAATGTCTCTCTAATTCCcgaaccaaactcaagttcttCATCACCACCCTCCACAATCCATCCTTGAATCATACTAGCTTCACTTGCAAGTAGTATGTCcactttcttctctttctctcttttcttcttgttcatAATCCTTGCATTAAATTGGACATAGACTAAAttagataggattttttttttcttttttaatttcaaaaaaaaaaaaaaaaaaaaaaaattgcgtaACCGCCTAGCCCCGCCTAGTCGCCGCCTAGAGCCTAGCCGATTTTTCCAACCAATTTGCAAGAAAACGCCTCGGGTCACAACCGCCTAGGTTATTTTTTAGAACACTAATCAGAATATACAAATGAATATTATTATGACTAGCTCATTCCCCCACCAatagtgtatataatattatttgttaaacaatgataattttttttgccacaatttagttaataaaataaacaaaataagataAACACTCGcatttattaaaaattggtaAACAACTCGATTCTTTCCTTTGGCAGATAAGAAGTGTCACATCCCAAtctcgactctaccgtagcatgGTATtttctgctttgggccccggtcacgccctcacaattttgtttctgggaacttacacgagaacttcctagtgggtcacccatcctaggattgctctcgaccaaactcgcttaacttcggagttctgatgaaatccgaagccagtgagttcccaaaaggcctcatgctatatgaggtgggcatgtacatataaggcacatcaccccctctccgttggtcgatgtgggatgttacaatccatcccccttagAGGCCCAACATCCTCATCGAcacactcgcaccacacgggagagtggctctgataccat is a genomic window containing:
- the LOC137714536 gene encoding probable 2' cyclic ADP-D-ribose synthase BdTIR, which codes for MHRSAAISLKHNLFSYQKQTQLAERATKSCDVFLNHRGIDTKRTIVSLLYDHLSLLNLRPFLDNRTMRPGDKLFDKIDGAIRGCKVGVAVFSPNYCDSYFCLHELALIMESNKKVIPIFCDIKPSQLCVVDNGQCPPEKLQSFRLALEEARNIVGLTYSSSKGNMADVVTTAADIVINSLIEIENEKRSMQRPKTPFRL